ttgattggatGGATTATAAGGAGCTATTCTTAAGCTGTGAAGAGTTCTTAAGGATTATTCAATAAGGATTCCATAAAGAAGAAGTGGCCCCAAAATGGATTAACTCCCAAGGGATTTTGGGTATCCCCCCTCTCGTTTCAtttcgtatgaaaggttgcgtgatcgAATATAGATAGAATGTCGTACTGCTTGTCAATATAGCCAGGCACTAATCATATGGCCGAAGTAGAAGTCATGGATCGCTTCCTCATCGAAATGAAAGTTTGCGTTTGTGACATTTTTTAGCTACCTGTAATAATGACCCCTGAGTTCTTGTATGTGCTTGAATGGTTAAGTGCAAACATATTTCCCGCTGCAAGAAAGGAATGGGCAGGTCcttgaaaattgtttaaatttttcttttctcgtGATATTATTCACCTCCCTTCTAGATAGATACATTCTTGATACGTACTACGACTAAAGAAAAGGGGAAATCCCCAAATAATCATTCTTTTCTTATTCGTGGTTGTGGTAGTTATTAGagaaaatgatagatttttgtaatttcaaggactacatataattaatattgttactatatatatatcaatgtaattatgacgtttcattattattattaatatttaaggagaaggaaagaaagagagaaggaaaataaatttctaaaatatcatcTTCGTAGCTACTACCatccaaaaaagagaaaaaaggaaaagaagaagaaataactagtcacttttcttttctttttttttccaattaagaAATTCGCGGGACACGATGAGGACACGGCGTAGCCATTGACAGAAATTAAGAGCAAGGATACTTACAAATAGAGCCACTTCTACGCCacgtatatttattattattaataaaatatatggtgGTGTGCGTAGATATAATGATACCCTCATGTCCATATCCCCCCCTCTGCTCCTTGAGCAAGATGGCCATATGTTTATTTAGAATCCTTAAATAGTTCCATGTACGTATCGTCGTACCATATACATGTTTAAGAAAATAAGGGCGCGCAAGGAAGGGAAAAATCGAAAGTGAAAACCATTTCGAAAAGACGGCGTCCCGGCAGGTTGAAGAATTCagggatttatttatttccagtCATATATTGTTGTGCTCCTTTTAAGGAAAGAGAATGGTTTTTTGactctgattttttaaatatatattaaccccatatattatttcttatagaaatatttatctCAAGAAGTAATCGAGTTGTATCGACATTAGTGAATTGTTTGTGACAAGTTCTCCTTCTGAATTATCTTCTCCTGCACGGAGAGCTCTACATCcattatatatttgaacaacCGTATCTCTACGgtcatatatatactatatacataaataggtaagatattcaatttattttcgtCAAAAAGAGTAGGAatgcaattttaattatttctgatatattttaataataaaacagtcAAAAGagagtagaaataaaataaagatccTGAAGCTTCTTCATCAAGGTCACTATTATTGctttaaaaagaagaatgaaaatactttaataatatatagtaaCCTAGAAAAAACTCAAATGATTACATCTCAATCCCTTCATTCCTATTTTTTTGCATTGCTCATGAAAGAtgtcatcatttttatataaaaaaatatatatacagaatagaAATTCCCacctttttgatttatattctttttacatAACCATAATCATATTTCCCTCGAAtcttttcctttattattattattgtatggCTGTATTTCAAGGATGATTACTCCCAAAAACGGATATGTCTGTGTGTGCCACTAattcaaaactatataataaaaaaaaacattatctataataatatatgtataatcaatcAATCCCATAATATATAATCCTCTTTCATTCAAAGGTATCATGAATAAACAATTACTAAGTCTACTCTTCTGTGCTTCTCTCTTAACGCAACAAATTGCTTCTACCCCAACATCCTATTCATATCTACAGAGTGTATATTCACAAactaataatcataataatccTATTAGTATCGGAAAGGAGTCAAAGGTAAGGATCATTCTTTTCCAAGAAGGGAATTACTAAggatccattttcttttctatactTCAAATATGTTGTTGAGGTTAAGTGATTAAAAGTGTAGATAAAGTTCCGAACACGAGAAGATTCATATATATGATGGTATTTTCtttccaataataatatatatatgtatatataattaattaaaagcttTGTCTTATTTTGTTGAGAACTCAAGAGGGCGGGGGGGTAAAAGGTTAGgctatatatatctatgtgtctaaagaaaaacaaataaaaacctccttataaaaaaggttatatttatatgataaataaatgtggatttcCCCGGGgcttcaaaaactttttgaaaataaaacgtCAGGGGGTTGTTGTAGAAAGAAACACACACAAATATTAAAGACTTCatctttgtattattaattttttttgtacgtatatttgctattaacaaaatatttatatataaatgttcttTAATTTGATGTTTCCAGGAAAACTACGGTTCCGTCCAAGGTAGAAGCGATGAAGAATTTGGGATTCAAAGTCTGGTTCAATTAGGTATTAAATTGTTGCCTATTGTCCTTAATTTCTTCACGGGAGGCGCACAAACTTCATCAGATCGAATAGAAGATATTGATTTAGAGgtaaaatgacaattttagaGCCTATTTAAGTAACTATGTGTACAAGCAGATGCTTTGATGATGGAAATAATcaaagggagagagagagagagataaaagTCTCCTAATAAATGCGTTTAAGTACATGCAAGGTTAAATAATctccattttcttttatttttcattatatacctatatatatatatatatgtatatctttacGTTGAAAGTTGGGAGTCTTTTTGGAGGAGATTCATCTATTACAAGGTCAtaatatgacctttttttcttcttttacatCCTCCTCTTTTGTTAATTGATGTGATTTATAACTTTGTTAATGCTTTAGTGGTCATTCCATGTAGTAGGGatactttcaataaataagGATCTTTTCTTTGGTCCATGAactataagtaatattatagaGTATTCCTCAATCTAATAAGACAGTATTCACTTAGTACCATATAAATTAGTGTCCAGGATCTTGTTTTCACGGGATTTATCAGGATTTTAccactaacaaaaaatataaaaataagtacttaAACATCACTGTctttattatctaattataatgaattattctCTGACAACTTGGATCATTCTAATGAATAGTGGTTAATTGATGTCATgtgtcattttattttgatccattatttACTAACCGTTGTATTCAAACTTGTTcggatttttaaagtttaataaattaactaaactttgTGGATCATTTTGAAGACATAAAAAGTACCAAGTCAAATCTTGACAGAAGCAAACGTTGTTGTAAATCttaacatctttatttttttaattaaaaaaaaattgccttttaCAGCTTCATGTGGTTATTTGGATCTACAATGGggcatttattatatttataattatccgatattttattttcaataaagtaaaaaatttagttaatcagtaaaatgaataaaaaagttaaaaaaataaataaatcataagcTATTTTAAgatttcattgcaaaaaaaagtgacaaattCGATTTAACTAGGTTATCACAAAATACAGTTAACTATTCACTTTCAAAGTTTCAAACTAATCGATTCACCCGTTCGCTAGCTTAGAACGAAACTGTGAATCATGCTAtacttattgaaatataatttatgagtaatataactgtgggcatttgagctttatatttaatgtgccacagaaatactcataattaattagttggttattttcatcaaaaaaagtcatcaattaCATCAAAAGATATATCGGCCATCTATTGCATTCTCCTCATTGTAAGATCTGTCTATTCTGTATTGCAATTTTACAGCTACAACTTGTAGAAAATTGCGAATTGTACAGTTCATGTATACACTACATTGATAATATAATGTACGAGTTTTgatcattgatttattttctaattccgGATTCAATTCTCATTCGATTTTCAAGTTTATTATGTGTTTATGTTGGTACACATATATCCACCATTTTGCGTTGTTATTTGTCtttgacagataaaaaggtTAGACGTATTTTGGTGTGCTCCAGAATTTtctagttttgaaaaaaaaaaaaaatggggaaaaatcaattttggtaaaatttctgaaaaaaaacttttgaaagattgtttactATTCTGCAATAgttattcttttcaaaatgctcaatttagaagaaaaaaacaatctttccTTTCTTTTCGATAGTAAAAAAACgcttttttatttgtcaaaagcAAACACAGAATGTAAACGTTGTGGGCATGTCtaccaaattaataaaaaaataagttgagaaTCGAATTAGTATTCAAtcggaattagaaaataacgttttcttttttatcaaagggGTGTATGTTGTAGGACTTTGTATGTCTGAAAATACcttatttctttacaaaaccAACTATTTCAAATAACAACTATTGACAgatgttatcatttcattttgattcatTAAAATTACGTCAattcacatacatatatatttgacccTTGAATTGAGTataatcatctaaaaatatgccataaaatattaatcaattactaattatcaataattaagttatttcatatcaagttaatatatgtatatatatataataaaccctTTAATTTTCAGCAAGAGGATCCTTTATCATGGCAAAACTTTATATCCGTGGGGATCAAGGTTCTATTAGCCATCTTTGGAAGCGGCTCTGATGGAATTGATAAATCAGACACAACGCCGACTCAGGTACAATTCATATTATGTAGTACTCCTATaacgtcatattttatacatacaagaGCTCTCGAATCTCGGATTTGagcagtttgacaattttttatctCAAGTACTTCATAAATGCAATTGAaaatgagcaaactaaaaaaaatatatatattctccgCAAGGTGGCGCGACAGTAActagcttgttgtttaaacaAGTTGTTTTCAGGGATGCTGAGAATAATTTTCATAGCGCCTTCTATGTGAGTGGCAAACagctatatttttcattaagaaatattatcatttagggAGCTTTATATTTTACCACAAGAGGGCGGAACTCTCTGTCGCTTTATtcacaaactaatataagtaaataaagctCCATTGatcattaaatagaaaaaagatgttttcttttgaaatattctaatttcagagtttcattttttattttgtacaaacatCAGCAAAAATAGTCAGTCCGTTACTatgaataacaataaatatcaatttataatcaaactaaaaaaatcgatttttcaCCGAGTTTCGAAGGGGGGGGAAACCCCATTTTTGTTCTTAGAAAGTTACGAGGATttgcatttcaaaaatgttgaaatttctGAGCATTCATTCACCTAGCCCACGTTacacacggcgttacctcacaaacacaaaaatatacagttttgtaCGTTGTCatctgtcgatgtttctgctccCCTCCCACATCAGAGTtcttgattggtttaattataattagctcttgttaagctttGAATACTTCTCagcaatttttgaataataatttcatggtTGGCAAGAATTAACtaaatacaaattgattttgtggcatctttttttatatgaaaggctgcgtgatacaataaaaataacgacgtgTATAGGGTTAAATACAAAACAGAGAAATTCTCATGTTGACATCTCCCTTCTACTTTATATTTCCAGGCAATAATCGGCACAGTCATCAGTGCTCTAACGGGGAGTAAAGATCCTCAGGAGGTAGCTACCATGGCCAAACAAGCGGATGAGGTACGTAGAGATACATACATTCAAACATGAATTTCATAGTCATTTGATTTATTCTTCCTCTCCCTAATAGGTTCTAAATTTGGTTATGACTTTGATTGAGGCATTGAAAACATCATTTAGCTCCTAAATTTGATGTGATTGTTGATTCCGTCGTCCTTACCATGATCCCTTCCATGAGTTCAAATTCAtagtcatacatacatatatatatataaatctctAGAACCAAgttgcaatattatatattatgtatatatgtaattcttcTTTATTGTTGTATCATTCCAAATATTGTTGATGATTTAGcataatatatacctatttatacCAAAATCAGAAAGCAAGCCTGCAAACAATAAGTGAGGGAGTGAGTTGAATGAACAAAAAGATGTTGAACTGGAATCCATACAttctcaaaatcaattattatcattatttttagtttactaCACTGTGCCTCCACAGTGGTTACTACAGCACATTCCTGCTGCATGTACAATCTCTGTtccatattaatttaatatatatttttatatcactatgattatttaattattattattatgtcaaaaaCCTGTTATacaatcattttcattatttcttagTGAGGATTTACATATCCCATAGGGATATGTAAATCCCAAGTATGTCCCTAtgttcagaaaaataaatgaagcaaTAATGAACatggtacccctgacaatttgaagaatgtttaggagcatgacgtttcattaaattagctagaACAATGGCAGCAATTAATTCGCTGTTGATCCTCTattcaactctgagtccaacaggagTTTAAACTGATTATAATTCCCCAATAGCTCATTTGCGTTTCTCTCAGTCATTCATGAGCGAGTATACTCATGGTTACATATAATCCTTAGATGCCCTCTCCTAGGACAAGAATAAAACCATGCACAACAGCTGTATTAAACTCACCATTCGCTTTCTGCTGAACTAAGCCATGTAACAATCATAAGCATCTCAATATACCTGAACagtgatttatatttttcgaagctgttatcattattcttttattcttgggAGAGTACATCTAAGTATAGAGTGCctttgctcatgaatgacggaaattaacactgaggatttgttggggagttatatatgttgtgttgtgtaggtccttatttaggaccgcaGTCCAGTCCATTTCAGCCCCTCCAATCCCACTTTTCGGTCCTTAAAGAACGTAAAATCGATTCTTTGTGACGTAAATgagagtatttttcttttttttagttattttagttaaatcaaggttaatagaaatacaaggttatacccaGGGATAACTATAGATTGCTTAAGGGCACTGTCAGCTATTGTCTGGGCCAGtacattaatcaaatttattcttataaggaaagaaaacatgaaatgatcatacaatactttatttttttataataatacaatatgagACATgacgtattataattttgaatgaagaggTCGTGGCGGCAATTATCATATatgtttactattattatctattcacttatttaattttgtattaccagatattaaaaaagaagtccTTTATCCATCTGTGAtgcaattaaataattcaaattagtgTCCAAAGTGGTTCATAGTTGTGCttttgggttgtttttttttcaaaataagggtGATATTCTTCATGGTTAAAGTAAcgaataagtataaaatttacttcttttttttttaaatatttaacttttaaccATAGATTGCTGAACTAAAATATTCCATCTATCATCTGACGAAATCGCATGAGCATGACATTAACCATCTAGCTGATATTTAAGCCTTTATTTCTATGGACATAATAAAAGCatcttttcttatttcaaaCAAATCATAAACTGTTCGTATAGGActgggtaaaaatatttttgtttattttaaaatgtagttttatgtatgtgctacaacttctattaattattattatttttttttttttgctttctatgtatttttttaaatacaaaaataagtaacattaagtatgtattattcaattctCGAATAACCGTATTCATTCTCGAAATGGTACTTTAAGTGCTTGTATGAAACGtaaattattcaatcaaatGTTTCATCAATCATCTGACGAAATTGCATAAGCATGTATGTCATTAACCATCCAAGCGacgatatttaaacattttaaaattaaagctatCAAGATTCAATTCATAACATAAGTTTGCACCTGACAACAGTTGACTCATAATCCACTACTCCAGCCCCATCAACTATAACTTCGTCCCTCCATATATTCTCCATGGTTATACGActcatgtttgacttccaccacgtttttaataatgacgtcaaggaatatgattggttgcgtgatTTGTCAAAacctgtctgtcttgcccagcagtcggtacaatgcatgaaattggaaattttagcaagcccgattacatgattgtctaaccttgtatttctattaagcatgcattatacaataaaataaattatgtaactaaGTAACCATGTAATATGTTcgttatatattaaattatattgcaaaaaatattattttgtgcaatatatgttcaatatttaaaatatgtattttacttGGCTTAATAAAtcgtcaatatttttatgaaaactttCAAGGACCGGCCCCTCACGTTCTTAAGGACCTAGACAAcaatacagtatgtccaaaaattgatggtagttttaaaaaaaaataatgaataacctaaataagtgatattttttggcaaaaaacttAACTTACTTCCAAATATGACGACCgttaagcttaatacattttttatgcgttttggcatcccttcatacagattattcaaagtatctggagacattttttcccaagcttttgtcagtttttttttttttttttttagttcatccTTTGAAGTTGCTCTTCTCattaaaaatgcagaaaaaaagGCTCAAATATCAGTTGGTATTCCGAACAATAGAATTTGTATTGAACAATTGTTTGGAATCTTGTACAGCTTAACACTAGGTAATTTAAGTGAtaccaatttttcaaaatgttaggCGAACATAgtcaaaaatattcctttaaataaatagtgacaaaatcaaaaaattttacccATATTGGTTAGTGTTGAAAAGGTTGTATCGAGccttttgaatattaaatttcacaattttatgataaaaattccaaaaaaatccaaaaaagtaGTCAATACCAATCACGTAAGGGAATTAATGCTCAATAACTCtttcatatgaataaaaagcctattaaaaattttattataactttactcttaaaggattaattattctaaaaaaaaaaagacaaacaaaatatCTTTGTACAGCGTAGGTATATCGCGCATTTTTAAGGCTCATTACGTACTCGTATAACATGTAAAAGGGTTTGTGAATGTGAAAAAATGCATAGGAAAATAGGAATCTATATTGGTAAAAATGCAATCGTATGAGTAGgtttgtaaatcgtaagcattttcgatgtgtaaaaaaactttttcgatCCTTAAATATACTCAGAGTCCAAAAAGACATGCTAATCGGGAGCATGTTAAGCAAAGGAAAATTAACATAGTCACCCTAACAATTAGAAGAATTTTGGGGAGctgagtagcttagctgtcatgacgtttcattagatccacTACAAGTAGCCATAACGAGGGcggagaaggaaatacacaagGACATGGGCAAGATTTATTCTGATGTCGATGATGCTCAACTCGACATTGAGACCAACAAGGtcttacaattacaactctgAAAAAAACTCCTCAAGGTTAATcatcgtcttttatgagcatgcgcaaatgttcaatccgatTTCGTATATACCAATGATAGCTTCTATGTGGCAGATAAGAACTTCACTCCTTTAGAATCTAATAATTATGGCAACAGCTTGGGAAATGAAAATTCACTCTTCTGtttacaaactttaaaaaaaaacggggGAGCTAAAAAAATGCTCCTGATTTTCATCGCTACATAAAACTCCCCCAAGAAATGCTCAGGCATACTCTCAGTCATTTCTGAGGACCCACACTCGATATTACACTTTCTACATAGATATTCTGTTGTCAAGAATAAGGATAgcagcattggaaaataaaaacactatacCTAGTGATGTAACTcctgtgatttttttagctggaccgttttttttttttggaattggtaatctgaagaatgatttttttcccctaagcagttggttaccatgttgaagttatatttgttttatttagcaAGCTCAAAATACACCCGATTTTTATTACGGACGCTACCTCACTAGCACGAAAATTTACTCGATATTTAATTGTCAGATGTCGACTTTTCTGATTCTTTTATCCGAACCAGCgttctgaacgttaattggttgaattgaaattagctcttgttttgctgtgaacaattattgaacAACATTCCACTACCAACGGAGTTTGGgccattttttgcaaaatacaatGAAGATAACGACATCAGCGGTTCCCAACAACCCCTACAAAACTGGTAAGCTAAAAATACTTACAACTTTCAACCCTATTTATGAGTAAGTTTGAATTTTCCATAGAATTAAAAGCGATCCTATAATTTACCCATACGTAGGAGTAGTAGTTACGTGTgtttaacttataaataatttacattcacTGCTTCAgataatataaacaaatgtcttatgtttttaaattattatgattataaacTTAACAAATAAATGTTCTTCTTCGTTCCTTACACCCTTTAAATCAGTTACGTGCATAATTATTATGATGGCATTATCCTACTTTGATATATCATACAAATAATGATTCACTACTCAATGAATCCTTTCCATCATCtcatatattatgcatatatgATTCAATTAGTAAGTACCTACGTGCCTAAGCAATGAATCACTAGTCAcacgtattattatttaaagaaagtttgTAATAGAGCATAACACCTAAACAtcttaataaagttattaaagtGATTGCTTAATCAGAAatatgtggtgcatcaacataaaaagaatcttgaacaaaaatttagaaaggaAGTCCATcccaattttctctttttacttttaattacagACAGCTGTGGCcgtacttatttatttggttcagtccagtcttagaacctgTCCTATCAGTCCATGGGACTATCACTACTActaaaacaagaagaaaataaagtttaaggACGTCATCCAAGACccaactttataagttttgggACTGATGTCCTTAATAAGGACTGTCAACACTACTTACGACccaatatttaaatcaaatacatCCTAGTAATTGGGATACCCTGtaattgtagttttatttaGAACCTTTATCTGATTTAAGACTAATATTGGCCCAGATAGTACCTTTCATGTAAAATCCATTATTcctcattatttaattgcaaCGAGGAATTTTGACTAATTCAAGGTCAATTTGCGACACACCCAAAGGgctaataatttacaattattcattGTCAACTTTTCTAGTTATGCACTCAAAAATATGTCGTGCTTTGGTGAAATAGATAGCTAAGACATGTAATCCAAACATGAACTATTTGAAAAGTTGACCCAATTTCTTGGTAAAAGCACTCAAAACCCCACAGATTCATCCAAAAAGAATCCAGGGATATGAAGTC
The Lepeophtheirus salmonis chromosome 10, UVic_Lsal_1.4, whole genome shotgun sequence DNA segment above includes these coding regions:
- the LOC121125469 gene encoding uncharacterized protein, producing the protein MNKQLLSLLFCASLLTQQIASTPTSYSYLQSVYSQTNNHNNPISIGKESKENYGSVQGRSDEEFGIQSLVQLGIKLLPIVLNFFTGGAQTSSDRIEDIDLEQEDPLSWQNFISVGIKVLLAIFGSGSDGIDKSDTTPTQAIIGTVISALTGSKDPQEVATMAKQADEVLNLVMTLIEALKTSFSS